A DNA window from Aureibaculum sp. 2308TA14-22 contains the following coding sequences:
- a CDS encoding DUF5689 domain-containing protein yields MKTIKTFLFFIFLAIISCVQDDEYSIPKISECNETVLPPTKTVKDIYNSTTSIVTKYTEPDVIEAYVTSNDQSGNFFKILHLQTLDGSRGFSIPVDVADLYTIFNPGRKVSINLQNTYTQLHFEGLEIGNLMVDERTKEEFIGKITATNFKNILVKTCDAVDEEELVQKITLNEITDAHLNTLIELKDVQFEDAALGKTLYDTNTDSGGGTNYLIEDISESSIAFRTSAFADFGTTEVPNGNGTIRGVLTKFSNTYQILIRSIEDVQLNNERKRIGFAENISGTKVNIADIRALFSGRDTKITDDVYIEGVITMSGIDENNMSDRNAFIQDESGAIALRMSSATSLRRGYQVKINLKDVVLGSLRGLLQANITQYKQVLFVADNVALPEPKPLSIAEINTGDYEAQLVSIDDVQFETEDGTYKGNQPITDCKDLIDVLTITKASFAEENYPNGNGKIIGIASTYTNSVLLIRDLDDTMNMTGTRCVPTGDITNKVFISEIADPDNNTKARFIELYNADTKPIDLTAWTLNRYTNANTTVSSSIDLTGITLEVGQVFVIAVDATEFEAVYGFAPDMDGTSTGPAGSNGDDNITLVDPNGTLIDIFGVIGEDGSGTNHEFEDGRALRNASVMQGNPVYTFSEWQIWNDTGNGGTTKLPQNAPDDFTPGIR; encoded by the coding sequence ATGAAGACAATTAAAACATTTTTATTTTTCATCTTTCTTGCCATAATTTCTTGTGTACAAGATGATGAGTACAGCATTCCGAAAATTAGTGAGTGCAACGAAACAGTTTTACCGCCTACAAAAACCGTTAAAGATATTTACAATTCCACAACCAGCATCGTCACAAAATATACAGAACCCGATGTTATTGAAGCCTACGTAACTTCAAACGATCAATCGGGGAATTTCTTTAAAATATTACATTTACAGACCTTGGACGGAAGTCGCGGATTTAGCATTCCTGTTGATGTAGCTGATTTATATACGATTTTCAATCCCGGAAGGAAAGTTTCTATCAACCTTCAAAACACCTATACGCAATTGCATTTTGAAGGTTTGGAAATCGGCAATTTAATGGTCGATGAGCGTACCAAAGAAGAATTTATCGGTAAAATAACCGCTACCAATTTTAAAAATATTTTGGTAAAAACCTGCGATGCGGTTGATGAGGAAGAACTGGTACAAAAAATTACATTGAACGAAATTACCGATGCCCATCTCAATACGTTAATTGAGCTAAAGGACGTACAATTTGAAGATGCAGCATTGGGCAAAACCCTGTACGATACCAATACCGACAGCGGCGGAGGTACCAATTATCTGATAGAAGATATTTCAGAATCGTCCATTGCCTTTCGGACAAGTGCTTTTGCAGACTTTGGAACTACGGAAGTCCCAAACGGTAACGGTACCATCAGAGGCGTATTGACAAAATTCAGCAATACCTATCAAATTTTGATCAGAAGTATTGAAGATGTTCAATTGAACAACGAAAGAAAACGAATCGGTTTTGCGGAAAATATCAGCGGAACAAAGGTAAATATTGCCGATATCAGGGCCTTATTTTCGGGAAGGGATACCAAAATTACCGATGATGTTTACATCGAGGGCGTCATTACCATGTCCGGTATCGATGAAAACAATATGAGCGACCGTAATGCCTTTATTCAAGATGAATCCGGTGCTATTGCCTTGCGGATGTCTTCGGCAACATCGTTACGTAGAGGTTATCAGGTAAAAATCAACCTAAAAGATGTGGTACTGGGCAGTTTACGCGGATTGTTGCAGGCCAATATTACCCAGTATAAACAGGTGCTTTTTGTAGCAGATAATGTGGCCTTGCCCGAACCAAAACCACTATCCATAGCAGAAATCAATACCGGAGATTATGAGGCTCAACTGGTCAGTATTGATGATGTGCAGTTTGAAACCGAAGATGGTACTTACAAGGGCAATCAGCCCATAACAGATTGTAAAGATTTAATTGATGTACTAACCATTACCAAAGCTTCTTTTGCCGAGGAAAATTATCCTAATGGCAATGGTAAAATAATTGGAATTGCCTCTACCTACACAAATTCAGTATTATTAATACGCGATTTAGACGATACTATGAATATGACCGGAACTAGGTGTGTACCTACTGGCGATATTACTAATAAAGTGTTCATTTCCGAAATAGCAGACCCTGATAATAATACCAAGGCTCGTTTTATAGAACTTTATAATGCCGATACCAAACCAATCGATCTTACCGCATGGACATTGAATAGATATACCAATGCTAATACAACGGTCTCGTCTTCTATTGATCTTACGGGAATTACATTAGAGGTTGGACAAGTATTTGTCATAGCTGTTGATGCCACAGAGTTTGAAGCGGTTTATGGCTTTGCACCTGATATGGATGGTACAAGTACAGGCCCAGCAGGTTCCAATGGTGATGATAATATCACGTTGGTCGATCCGAACGGAACACTTATAGACATCTTTGGCGTTATTGGCGAAGATGGTTCGGGT